The following proteins are encoded in a genomic region of Helicobacter macacae MIT 99-5501:
- a CDS encoding LPP20 family lipoprotein — protein MTSKTQKFRTISASLVAALAMVACTPAQNQVGLTPPSVDFQPVGLDRPSFGNSSVLGNPPMQTPMPPNALLQSSLMSNDDDDDVLGANGAPLPKGAEPIIQNNPNLTPSNLIELQVVGTGVAPQNAISPAQSTALAKRAAMIDAYKLLGEKMYGIKLNGQDTVENMAVTSSSVKAKVQALVRGADVVNVDCKAGMCQVTMELKLDGRVWYRALGGR, from the coding sequence ATGACAAGCAAGACACAAAAGTTTAGGACAATATCTGCTAGCCTTGTAGCAGCACTAGCGATGGTAGCGTGCACACCAGCGCAAAATCAAGTAGGGCTCACGCCTCCGAGCGTGGATTTTCAGCCTGTGGGACTAGATAGACCAAGTTTTGGTAATTCTTCTGTTTTAGGCAATCCTCCTATGCAAACGCCTATGCCTCCAAACGCACTTTTGCAAAGTAGCCTTATGAGCAACGATGATGACGATGATGTGCTAGGAGCAAATGGCGCACCACTTCCAAAGGGTGCAGAGCCTATTATCCAAAACAATCCAAACCTAACACCTAGCAACCTAATTGAGTTGCAAGTTGTCGGCACGGGTGTCGCTCCACAAAATGCGATTTCGCCTGCACAATCCACTGCACTTGCCAAACGAGCAGCAATGATTGATGCGTATAAACTTTTGGGCGAAAAAATGTATGGTATCAAGCTAAACGGACAAGACACAGTGGAAAATATGGCCGTAACAAGCTCTAGCGTAAAGGCAAAAGTCCAAGCCCTTGTGCGTGGTGCAGATGTGGTAAATGTGGATTGCAAAGCTGGAATGTGCCAAGTAACAATGGAGCTAAAACTTGATGGACGCGTATGGTATCGCGCTTTGGGTGGTAGATAA
- a CDS encoding HP0838 family lipoprotein, whose translation MNLKGKWQFLQCVFSQKFLSVLGIVALAFFLTGCASGALQDFFSNRPISKEGKAKQAKIEEQNSPKDTSKKLLYINSKNFRYYDYATVGVNAKNEIIIELFAAGKTIGNIEIGKRKICILGDCVRKIPAAKRFFGKVSYGDLFDDILLGRDIFRAEGLVIESNTNSHTAIVQRFQKNGEMIFYRRTKEGVIFKNTTTGVTLSLFSYEPQKVIDFEEDEEEERERRMNK comes from the coding sequence ATGAATCTAAAGGGTAAATGGCAATTTCTGCAGTGTGTTTTTTCGCAGAAATTTTTGAGTGTCTTAGGCATTGTCGCACTAGCCTTTTTCCTCACAGGTTGTGCTAGTGGAGCGTTGCAAGACTTTTTTAGCAATCGCCCTATAAGCAAGGAGGGCAAAGCAAAGCAGGCAAAAATAGAGGAGCAAAACTCCCCCAAAGATACTTCCAAAAAACTTCTATATATCAACTCAAAAAATTTCCGCTACTATGACTACGCAACTGTGGGTGTGAATGCCAAAAACGAAATCATAATTGAGCTTTTTGCTGCTGGCAAGACGATTGGCAATATCGAGATAGGAAAGCGCAAAATCTGCATTTTGGGCGATTGTGTGCGAAAGATTCCCGCTGCAAAGAGATTTTTTGGCAAGGTAAGCTATGGGGATTTGTTTGATGATATTTTGCTAGGGCGAGATATTTTTCGCGCAGAGGGCTTAGTCATAGAATCCAACACCAACTCTCACACCGCCATAGTGCAGAGATTCCAAAAAAATGGCGAGATGATTTTTTATCGCCGCACAAAAGAGGGAGTAATCTTTAAAAACACCACCACAGGCGTAACTCTCTCACTTTTTAGCTATGAGCCGCAAAAAGTCATAGACTTTGAAGAGGACGAGGAAGAAGAGCGAGAGAGGCGAATGAATAAATAA
- the truB gene encoding tRNA pseudouridine(55) synthase TruB, whose translation MQNQKSTTKITKSAKTIFTKTMSTKTAFTKTTHSQNALILAYKPAFITSNAFLGKIKRKYGLAKAGFSGTLDPFAQGSLLIASGAYTKLLPFINTEPKRYEAVLWLGAKSKSLDIENFLGVESVSKFSQNQITKVLQNLCGNITYTPPSFSAKKISGKRAYALARSGEEVNLAQSTMSVYSLEILGYNHPFLHFSSEVSKGSYVRSLGELIAQNLGVSGVLSALKRTKEGDLCAKKGVEIFLNPLEVLPFERLELDSHYEDLIKNGAKICIKNTKSGIFVVQFSEFFSIIEILKDGNIKYLCNRILYADTL comes from the coding sequence TTGCAAAATCAAAAATCCACCACAAAAATCACAAAAAGTGCAAAAACCATATTTACAAAAACTATGTCTACAAAAACCGCATTTACAAAAACCACGCACTCACAAAACGCCTTGATTTTGGCATATAAGCCTGCTTTTATCACAAGCAATGCTTTTTTGGGCAAAATAAAGCGCAAATATGGCTTAGCCAAAGCTGGCTTTAGCGGGACACTCGACCCTTTTGCACAAGGCTCTTTGCTAATAGCAAGTGGGGCTTATACAAAACTTTTGCCATTTATAAACACCGAGCCGAAGCGATATGAAGCGGTGCTATGGCTTGGAGCAAAATCAAAAAGCCTTGATATAGAAAATTTTTTGGGTGTGGAGAGTGTGTCAAAATTTAGCCAAAACCAAATAACCAAAGTTTTGCAAAATCTGTGTGGGAATATCACTTACACACCTCCTAGTTTTAGTGCCAAAAAAATATCTGGCAAGAGGGCTTATGCACTCGCTCGCTCTGGGGAGGAGGTAAATCTAGCGCAAAGCACGATGAGTGTGTATTCTTTGGAGATTTTGGGATATAACCACCCATTTTTACACTTCTCAAGCGAAGTTTCTAAAGGAAGCTATGTGCGCTCTTTGGGTGAGCTAATCGCACAAAATCTAGGCGTAAGTGGGGTTTTAAGCGCACTAAAGCGCACAAAAGAGGGGGATTTGTGCGCAAAAAAGGGTGTAGAGATTTTTCTAAATCCGCTAGAAGTTTTGCCTTTTGAGCGATTGGAGTTGGATTCTCATTATGAGGATTTGATAAAAAATGGTGCAAAAATTTGCATAAAAAACACCAAAAGTGGTATTTTCGTAGTTCAATTTAGCGAATTTTTCTCTATAATAGAGATTCTAAAAGATGGCAACATCAAGTATCTATGTAATAGGATTTTGTATGCTGATACTCTCTAG
- a CDS encoding carbon storage regulator has product MLILSRKQDESIVIGDSVMIKVVSIDRGSVKLGFEAPPKMLILRAELKDAVIKENKKAVKTASDEVLTDFSKHIKR; this is encoded by the coding sequence ATGCTGATACTCTCTAGGAAGCAAGATGAAAGCATTGTCATTGGCGATAGCGTGATGATAAAAGTCGTCTCTATTGATAGAGGAAGCGTAAAGCTCGGCTTTGAAGCACCACCCAAAATGCTTATACTTCGTGCCGAGCTAAAAGATGCTGTCATAAAAGAAAACAAAAAAGCTGTAAAAACCGCTAGCGATGAGGTTTTGACAGATTTTTCTAAACATATCAAACGCTAA
- a CDS encoding 4-(cytidine 5'-diphospho)-2-C-methyl-D-erythritol kinase, translated as MILKAYPKINIYLKIIDFDGNYHLLESRFARIKGKLYDEIEITESNNGKDIIEGDFGCDAKDSSVACALRLLREKYPKQFPPVHIKVAKHIPKGAGLGGGSSNAGCVLNGIDSMFCLELSNEELNAMAKRVGADVAFFVSGVDFAEVGGVGEKITPHKIPSDDISEFEIYTPDIFCDTRAVYRQYRSMIEKQILKLSPKDMFADFSNQKVLDFGEVQGLAQDGQAMQRNSYACERFASLATLNDLFAPACALYPQLLEVAQELGEGWFFSGSGSSFFRALGVAKNATDSTKEAKSTKADSSNVADFDKAQLDKTRLNETQLDEAQSSKAQTQSKETKDIDSQKIDSNQGSTRGLAQDFAKESKQDSNESTKKESKKPLDSPSLFE; from the coding sequence ATGATTCTAAAAGCTTACCCAAAAATCAATATCTACCTAAAAATCATCGATTTTGATGGCAACTATCACTTGCTAGAGTCCCGCTTCGCTCGTATAAAAGGCAAACTCTATGATGAAATAGAAATCACAGAATCTAACAACGGCAAAGACATTATTGAGGGGGATTTTGGCTGTGATGCAAAAGATTCTAGCGTAGCGTGCGCATTGCGACTTCTTAGAGAGAAATACCCCAAACAATTTCCACCTGTGCATATAAAAGTAGCAAAGCATATCCCAAAAGGTGCTGGGCTAGGTGGAGGAAGCTCCAATGCTGGGTGCGTGCTAAATGGGATAGATTCTATGTTTTGCCTTGAGCTATCAAACGAGGAGCTAAACGCTATGGCAAAGCGCGTTGGTGCAGATGTGGCGTTTTTTGTAAGTGGTGTGGATTTTGCAGAAGTGGGGGGAGTGGGTGAGAAAATCACACCGCACAAAATCCCAAGCGATGATATTAGTGAGTTTGAAATCTACACACCTGATATTTTTTGCGATACGCGCGCAGTGTATAGGCAATATCGCTCTATGATAGAAAAGCAAATCCTAAAACTTAGCCCCAAAGATATGTTTGCAGATTTTAGCAATCAAAAAGTGCTAGACTTTGGAGAAGTGCAAGGTTTAGCACAAGATGGGCAAGCTATGCAGCGCAATTCTTATGCTTGTGAAAGGTTTGCTTCTCTTGCCACACTTAATGATTTGTTTGCCCCTGCGTGTGCGCTATATCCACAACTGCTAGAAGTCGCCCAAGAGCTAGGAGAGGGGTGGTTTTTCTCTGGTAGTGGAAGCAGCTTTTTTCGCGCACTTGGTGTAGCAAAAAACGCCACAGATTCCACAAAAGAAGCAAAATCCACAAAAGCAGATTCTAGTAATGTGGCAGATTTTGACAAGGCACAATTAGACAAAACACGACTAAATGAAACGCAACTAGATGAAGCACAATCAAGCAAAGCACAGACTCAATCAAAAGAAACAAAAGACATTGATTCTCAAAAAATAGATTCCAATCAGGGTAGCACACGGGGTTTAGCGCAAGATTTTGCCAAAGAATCTAAGCAAGATTCTAATGAGTCCACTAAGAAAGAATCTAAAAAGCCTTTAGATTCCCCCTCACTTTTTGAGTAA
- a CDS encoding ExbD/TolR family protein, producing the protein MKKMDSMNLVPFIDIMLVLLVIVLTTASFINTSRIQVNVPKVSDGEHSNEAAPKKPVNITIDSEGKYYIENDNVSLEELRKALRSYEKDTPIILNGDSKSNLDSFVQVMDTLQAQGLKELYIVVEEEK; encoded by the coding sequence ATGAAAAAAATGGATTCTATGAATCTTGTGCCTTTTATTGATATTATGCTTGTGCTTCTAGTCATCGTGCTGACTACCGCGTCATTTATCAACACTTCGCGCATACAAGTCAATGTCCCAAAGGTAAGCGATGGTGAGCACTCAAATGAAGCCGCACCCAAAAAACCTGTGAATATAACTATTGATAGCGAGGGAAAATACTATATCGAAAACGACAATGTATCGCTAGAGGAGCTACGCAAAGCACTTCGTAGCTACGAAAAAGACACGCCTATTATCCTAAATGGCGATTCTAAAAGCAATCTTGATAGTTTCGTGCAAGTAATGGATACGCTTCAAGCGCAAGGACTAAAAGAGCTCTACATTGTCGTAGAAGAAGAGAAGTAG
- a CDS encoding TIGR02757 family protein, with amino-acid sequence MKAKKQQKNPQYSTQTNKILKRILDFHYESYNSQEAINRQNLDPLLKVKEYINNKKSTKNLDEIAYIALVCALFAYGNVRAILKFLDSLDFGLLDSSEEIVASDFPYYRFQKAVEVKLFFLALCEMKQNRALESILHLHKSHPKPIYLLINECIEMIWQVAKKYAIKLNYTLESHTSKPNGFAFLVGTSLPNTSVLPSSPLKRWNMFLRWMVREDNVDLGLWREYICPSELLLPLDTHTFGVCRALGLLNRKSYDFKAVLEVSENLARFDKDDPIRYDFALYRLGQKGVIKKGEKVDFAKLLVCE; translated from the coding sequence ATGAAAGCAAAAAAACAACAAAAAAATCCGCAATATTCTACACAAACTAATAAAATCCTAAAACGCATACTAGATTTCCACTACGAGTCCTACAACTCACAAGAAGCGATAAATAGGCAAAATCTAGACCCTCTACTAAAAGTCAAAGAATATATAAACAATAAAAAGAGCACAAAAAACCTAGATGAGATTGCTTATATCGCGCTTGTTTGCGCTCTTTTTGCTTATGGGAATGTTAGAGCGATTTTGAAGTTTTTGGATTCTTTAGATTTTGGATTGCTAGATTCTAGCGAAGAGATTGTGGCGAGCGATTTTCCATACTATCGCTTCCAAAAAGCAGTAGAAGTCAAGTTATTTTTTTTGGCACTTTGTGAGATGAAGCAAAATCGTGCGTTAGAATCTATTTTACATTTGCATAAATCGCATCCAAAGCCTATTTATCTGCTTATCAATGAGTGTATAGAAATGATTTGGCAAGTCGCAAAAAAATATGCCATAAAGCTAAACTACACGCTAGAAAGCCACACTTCAAAGCCTAATGGATTTGCGTTTTTGGTAGGCACGTCACTACCAAATACCTCCGTGCTACCTAGCTCGCCACTGAAGCGGTGGAATATGTTTTTGCGCTGGATGGTAAGGGAAGATAATGTAGATTTAGGATTGTGGAGGGAGTATATTTGCCCAAGCGAGCTACTTTTGCCACTTGATACGCATACATTTGGCGTATGTCGCGCTTTAGGATTGCTAAATCGCAAAAGCTATGACTTCAAAGCGGTGCTTGAAGTGAGTGAAAATCTAGCGCGATTTGACAAAGATGACCCGATAAGGTATGACTTCGCGCTATATCGGCTAGGACAAAAAGGCGTAATAAAAAAAGGAGAAAAAGTAGATTTTGCAAAACTTTTGGTATGTGAGTAA
- a CDS encoding ferritin-like domain-containing protein, with protein sequence MDFFLALESVLFCKDIDSRYALFRDLYEDFLSQKTTLNHSQIINKDFVSFSPCKLTEPTKIHRSKSIKSKESLGKTLHSIAHIEFCAISLALDSAYRFRHLPRSYYGDWLGVANEEFGHFFLLRDLLGEIGFDYGDFTSHFGLYEAMSATGENLIYRMGVVHRGLEAKGLDANPFVLKKLRQSDFGGDRFCGFMSEVERVFGIILHDEIAHVSKGSKWWEFAQKQDKIKESGDKNDLSRKSCGDFIEICKKFSGFVLAGKILNVQARLESGFSKEECERIDRFYKDRFSKHSVDFAET encoded by the coding sequence ATGGATTTTTTCTTAGCACTAGAATCTGTGCTTTTTTGCAAAGATATAGATTCTCGTTATGCGTTGTTTAGGGATTTGTATGAGGATTTTCTCTCTCAAAAAACCACACTAAATCACAGCCAAATCATAAACAAAGATTTTGTCTCGTTTTCGCCCTGCAAACTTACAGAACCCACTAAAATCCACCGAAGCAAAAGCATAAAGTCAAAAGAAAGTCTTGGCAAAACACTGCATTCTATCGCGCACATTGAATTTTGCGCTATAAGCCTTGCGCTAGATTCTGCATATCGTTTTAGGCACTTGCCAAGAAGCTATTATGGGGATTGGCTTGGTGTGGCAAATGAGGAGTTTGGACATTTTTTCTTACTGCGTGATTTGCTAGGAGAGATTGGGTTTGATTATGGGGATTTTACATCGCATTTTGGGCTATATGAAGCGATGAGTGCGACAGGAGAAAATCTCATTTATCGTATGGGAGTGGTTCATCGCGGGCTAGAGGCAAAAGGACTTGATGCCAATCCTTTTGTGCTAAAAAAATTGCGACAAAGTGATTTTGGGGGAGATAGATTTTGTGGATTTATGAGTGAGGTGGAGCGGGTGTTTGGGATTATACTGCACGATGAGATAGCTCACGTAAGCAAAGGAAGTAAATGGTGGGAGTTCGCCCAAAAACAAGACAAGATAAAAGAAAGTGGGGATAAAAATGATTTAAGCAGAAAAAGCTGTGGGGATTTCATAGAGATTTGTAAGAAGTTTAGCGGATTTGTTCTAGCAGGGAAAATCCTAAATGTTCAAGCAAGGCTAGAGAGTGGCTTTAGCAAAGAGGAGTGTGAGAGGATAGATAGATTTTATAAAGATAGATTTAGCAAACATAGTGTAGATTTTGCAGAAACTTAG
- a CDS encoding glycosyl transferase family 90: protein MSKFIYNFKGIARAFMPRAFFQASLSSKIARIFKDFDEATLESIAKRVNHYHKINSSFSLPMPNLLASHTSKGEQWKKPRLSLQTPSVGFVGDNSPSSLYSTVYYYDSYEWSRYFRDNLLWAYEFGDVNYYLDTPAITKTRPIESKAKSKADSVKESSKDFGGESIAEGEGESNQNSILLQLEKNRHFCFFKDKIPYADKKDALVFRGACFQEHRNKFLREFFHHPKCDIGDTSGSTHNVEFAKPKISKEAHLEYKFVLSLEGNDVASNLKWVMNSNSLCIMPKPKYESWFMESKLVSGVHYAEINDEYSDIESVIEHYLSHENQAQEIIKNAQNYCAKFQNPRIEEACNLLVLRKYFALSGQIDITREECELFGI, encoded by the coding sequence ATGTCAAAATTTATCTATAATTTCAAGGGTATCGCTAGAGCGTTTATGCCTCGCGCCTTTTTTCAAGCAAGTCTATCTAGCAAAATCGCGCGGATTTTTAAAGACTTTGATGAAGCTACTTTAGAGAGTATCGCTAAGCGCGTAAATCACTATCACAAAATCAACTCCTCCTTTAGCCTACCAATGCCAAACTTGCTCGCTTCACACACTTCTAAAGGCGAGCAGTGGAAAAAACCTCGCCTAAGTCTGCAAACCCCAAGTGTAGGATTTGTGGGGGATAATAGCCCATCAAGTCTATACTCGACTGTGTATTATTATGACTCTTATGAGTGGAGTAGGTATTTTAGAGATAATCTTTTGTGGGCTTATGAATTTGGCGATGTGAATTATTACTTAGACACTCCTGCGATAACAAAAACACGACCGATAGAATCTAAAGCAAAATCTAAGGCAGACTCTGTGAAAGAATCTAGCAAGGATTTTGGTGGAGAATCTATCGCAGAGGGGGAGGGGGAATCAAACCAAAATAGCATTTTATTGCAATTAGAAAAAAATAGGCATTTTTGTTTTTTCAAAGACAAAATCCCTTATGCAGACAAAAAAGACGCATTAGTCTTTCGTGGGGCGTGCTTCCAAGAGCATAGAAACAAATTTTTGCGAGAGTTTTTCCACCACCCAAAATGCGACATAGGCGACACAAGTGGTAGCACGCACAATGTGGAATTTGCAAAGCCAAAAATCTCAAAAGAAGCACATTTAGAATATAAATTTGTCTTAAGTTTGGAGGGAAATGATGTCGCTAGCAATCTAAAGTGGGTGATGAACTCAAACTCACTTTGCATAATGCCAAAGCCAAAGTATGAGAGCTGGTTTATGGAATCAAAGCTAGTTTCTGGCGTGCATTATGCAGAGATAAATGATGAATATAGCGATATAGAATCTGTGATAGAGCACTACCTAAGCCACGAAAACCAAGCGCAAGAAATCATAAAAAACGCACAAAATTACTGCGCGAAATTTCAAAATCCTCGCATAGAGGAAGCGTGCAATCTACTTGTGTTACGAAAATATTTTGCTTTGAGTGGGCAGATTGATATAACTAGAGAGGAGTGCGAACTATTTGGAATCTAG
- a CDS encoding LptF/LptG family permease, with product MPRLRLFFFIGRYYMRYFLVIFIALELFFVGIDSLQYADNFAESANLVVLFFAYDFMYAVNFTLPISLLLAMAICYLTLIKSSQYTALLALGYSRRRLLRPVLLLSLALTCLYIGLNATPFAYAREKVATFFKDSSSTPTKDLFVKYNQSYVFFGTINSLAQANNVRVFEVNKDEKKLESFIQAKKAYFENDVWVLQEAKTQVLPRSWNLGNAGIASSTKDRLPILEKFNPKVLDSFAQANPSISIVDALDSLSLLRSQKISTDKARSILYSLILVPLFVPFVAIIIGYYTPSLARYTNLYLLGFCFIIFALLVWGLFFALSQFAITDIIYPEIAVPVPIAILASVAIAYYARLNKKAD from the coding sequence ATGCCACGACTTAGGTTGTTTTTTTTTATCGGGCGATATTATATGCGCTATTTTTTGGTGATTTTTATCGCTTTGGAGCTGTTTTTTGTCGGTATTGATAGCCTCCAATACGCCGATAATTTCGCAGAATCAGCCAACCTTGTCGTGCTATTTTTTGCCTATGATTTTATGTATGCGGTAAATTTCACACTTCCTATCTCGCTACTTTTGGCTATGGCGATTTGCTACCTCACACTTATCAAATCTAGTCAATACACCGCATTGCTCGCACTTGGGTATTCTAGGCGTAGGCTTTTGCGCCCTGTGCTTTTGCTTAGCCTTGCGCTTACTTGTCTTTATATCGGGCTAAATGCCACGCCATTTGCTTATGCTAGAGAAAAGGTAGCGACATTTTTCAAAGACTCTTCTAGCACACCTACAAAAGATTTGTTTGTCAAATATAATCAAAGCTATGTATTTTTTGGCACGATAAATTCCCTAGCCCAAGCAAACAATGTGCGTGTGTTTGAAGTCAATAAAGATGAAAAAAAACTTGAGTCTTTTATCCAAGCAAAAAAGGCATATTTTGAAAATGATGTTTGGGTGCTGCAAGAAGCAAAGACGCAGGTTTTGCCAAGAAGCTGGAATCTAGGCAATGCTGGCATTGCAAGTAGCACCAAAGATAGATTGCCGATTTTGGAGAAATTTAATCCAAAAGTGCTAGATTCTTTTGCGCAAGCAAATCCATCGATTTCGATTGTTGACGCGCTAGATTCTCTCTCCCTCTTACGCTCGCAAAAAATCTCCACCGATAAAGCCCGCTCGATTTTGTATTCACTCATTTTAGTCCCACTTTTTGTGCCATTTGTGGCGATTATCATCGGGTATTATACTCCCTCTCTTGCTAGGTATACAAACCTCTACTTGCTTGGATTTTGCTTTATCATTTTTGCACTACTTGTGTGGGGGCTGTTTTTCGCACTAAGTCAATTTGCGATTACAGACATTATCTACCCTGAAATCGCCGTGCCTGTGCCTATTGCTATACTAGCTAGTGTAGCAATAGCGTATTATGCAAGGCTAAATAAAAAGGCGGATTAG
- the pth gene encoding aminoacyl-tRNA hydrolase, with protein sequence MLLKKVASLCSSPLQANTSKTSKNTSQGTKSNTKSTDSTSTINPPKDATIPLINTANPIDSPSFYNDFFALLKESRQDDSEHLTQNLQNPLIIVGLGNPTPKYTNNRHNVGFMIVDKIAQILRLEWESATKFQAQIATLKHPFMTNTNIHLLKPQSFMNLSGEPLKNALRFYKIKDFIVLHDELDIDFGSIRYKVGGSSGGHNGLKSIDNEVHSKYMRVRFGIGREKEVAISSSEQSLSTQSCDKSHAQSTQIDKSLKNHQVISYVLGDFSEEQQKRLDDLVLHSALSVLYFIITRDFTKTQNLFTLNSTKQK encoded by the coding sequence ATGCTACTAAAAAAAGTAGCTTCTCTTTGCTCATCTCCACTTCAAGCAAACACTTCAAAAACCTCCAAAAATACCTCGCAAGGCACAAAATCAAACACAAAATCAACAGATTCTACAAGCACTATAAATCCTCCCAAAGACGCCACGATACCGCTTATAAACACAGCAAACCCCATAGATTCCCCAAGTTTTTATAATGATTTTTTTGCCCTGCTAAAAGAATCTCGCCAAGATGATAGCGAGCATCTTACCCAAAATCTACAAAATCCCCTCATAATCGTAGGGCTTGGCAACCCAACCCCCAAATACACCAATAATCGCCACAATGTCGGCTTTATGATTGTCGATAAAATCGCGCAGATTTTGAGGCTAGAGTGGGAGAGTGCAACAAAATTTCAAGCCCAAATCGCTACGCTAAAACACCCTTTTATGACAAACACAAATATTCATTTGCTAAAGCCACAATCTTTTATGAATCTATCTGGCGAGCCGCTAAAAAACGCGCTAAGATTTTATAAAATCAAAGATTTTATCGTCCTGCACGATGAGCTAGACATAGATTTTGGCTCTATTCGCTACAAAGTAGGCGGAAGTAGTGGCGGGCACAATGGACTAAAATCTATCGATAATGAAGTGCATAGCAAGTATATGCGAGTAAGGTTTGGCATAGGGCGAGAAAAAGAAGTGGCGATAAGCTCTAGTGAACAATCACTATCTACACAATCTTGCGATAAATCACACGCGCAAAGCACGCAAATAGACAAATCGCTAAAAAATCATCAAGTCATCTCTTATGTGCTTGGGGATTTTAGTGAGGAGCAGCAAAAAAGGCTTGATGACTTGGTGCTGCATAGTGCGCTTAGCGTGCTATACTTCATCATCACACGCGACTTTACAAAAACGCAAAATCTGTTTACGCTAAATTCCACGAAGCAAAAATAA
- a CDS encoding 50S ribosomal protein L25/general stress protein Ctc: MLEGKIRESISKANAKALRNDGYLIANIYAKGVENIHCAFKINDFIRTIKSKTTLVFPVKVGGKTLDVVIQEYQKDPVYGTILHIDLMIAQKGVLAKYKIPVKTKGTPVGLKNKGVLLLAKKRISVKAKAENLPNAYELDVSALDVGHSILVRDLPQNEGVQITENPANAVVSVVKAK; the protein is encoded by the coding sequence ATGCTAGAAGGAAAGATTAGAGAGAGTATTTCAAAGGCGAATGCAAAAGCCCTAAGGAATGATGGTTATCTAATTGCCAATATCTATGCAAAAGGCGTGGAAAATATCCATTGCGCCTTTAAGATAAATGACTTTATTAGAACCATTAAATCAAAAACCACGCTTGTTTTTCCCGTCAAAGTCGGGGGCAAAACGCTAGATGTGGTTATCCAAGAGTATCAAAAAGACCCTGTGTATGGGACGATTTTGCATATCGACTTGATGATAGCCCAAAAAGGCGTGCTAGCAAAATACAAAATCCCTGTGAAAACCAAAGGCACGCCTGTGGGGCTAAAAAACAAAGGCGTGCTTTTGCTAGCAAAAAAACGCATAAGCGTCAAAGCTAAAGCAGAAAATCTACCAAATGCTTATGAGCTAGATGTATCTGCGCTTGATGTGGGGCATAGCATTTTGGTGCGGGATTTGCCACAAAATGAAGGTGTGCAGATTACCGAAAATCCTGCCAATGCCGTAGTAAGCGTAGTCAAAGCAAAATAA
- a CDS encoding DUF1104 domain-containing protein, producing MRMAKLVMTGLVSVSLASVGYAADYSKNSDDELIKLNNGKLKAADAADLKLEVIKRANKLEGEAKKAFLDKVKAAYDKATENFKVKDFRAYEESVRKEFKAKIDALSEEAKKEFGITGGGCPHHGGGEHKPEEKAGEHKH from the coding sequence ATGAGAATGGCAAAACTTGTGATGACAGGCTTAGTAAGCGTGTCTTTGGCGTCTGTTGGCTATGCGGCTGATTATAGCAAAAATAGTGATGATGAGCTTATCAAGCTCAATAATGGCAAGCTAAAAGCAGCTGATGCAGCAGATTTGAAGCTAGAGGTTATCAAGCGAGCGAACAAGCTTGAGGGCGAAGCAAAAAAGGCTTTCTTAGACAAGGTAAAAGCCGCTTATGACAAAGCGACTGAAAACTTCAAAGTCAAAGATTTTCGTGCTTATGAAGAGTCCGTAAGGAAAGAGTTCAAAGCAAAGATTGACGCGCTAAGCGAAGAAGCAAAAAAAGAGTTTGGTATCACAGGCGGTGGTTGTCCTCATCACGGTGGTGGCGAGCACAAGCCTGAAGAAAAAGCTGGCGAGCACAAGCACTAG